AAAAGAACGAATTGGTCATTTATTAAGCGATTTTGTAGCGATTTCTGCAATGGATGCCCTTGAAGCACAACAAACAGACAATAAAGCGTTATGGCAGCGTAGTCAATATGATAATCTAATTGCGCAAATTCAACGCGTTGCAGAGAATAGCGATAAAAAAACGTACGCAATTATTATTCGTTTTTTACAATGGCTGGAGCGTTTCCGCTTCGAATTAACGATTATACCGCAACGTGATCCATTTCAATCAGCAGTAGAAAACATCGAAAAATTTGCGGGAGATACACAATATGAATTTTCACGTTATCAGCGAGATGTAGCCATTGTACAGGAATATGAACAAGAGTACGAGCAAGTAGCAAGCGTATTCAAAAATGTTCAAACATTGTATCAGCTCTTACAAACGATTTCGCAACATGATTATTTACAAGATGATTTCGTTGAACAATTTACTGAAAAAGCAGTGATTTATCAACAGGCATTACGTGAATATCGTAATATGCATAATGAATATATGCGAGAATATGAGCGTTTGGACGCACAACATAAAAAAATTCATGGAAAAGGGTTGATGAAAGCCATTTTTGGCCATCATACACAAAATGACTTTTTCAAAGAACGTGTTCTGCGTTTAAATGAACAGCAAGAAGTATGTGTTACGCAGTATGCGAAAGTACGGGAAGCGGAAGCTATCATTGTGGAAGAAATAAATACAGTCCAAAACTATTTGATTAACCTATCCAAAAAGCGTTTAGCGCGTATTGAGAAAAAGGTGAACGAGCTGAATCAGCAACGGGCAAAAGAGAAACACCAACTAAAATTATATGCTGCGAAGTTAAATGAATTTTCTTGTTTAATAGAGGCACAAGGGTTTATTAAAGAAAATATTCAACCGTTTCTTATGGATGAAAGGGTGCCGCTACGCTCGAAAGATCAGCAAATGCTTAAAGAAACAATCGACAATATTACAAGTATCGATTTATCTAAAAATGGCTTACTGGCGAGAAGTCAAATGAATAACAAAATGGAAAGTATAGCCATTCCATTTGATGTTGAAAGTAAATATGCATTACAGCCATTACGACTTGCCGAGACGGACGTTAAATCAAACGATATACCCGCCATACCGAATAAATTAGAAATTCAATATGAAGATTAAGTAGCACAAAACGTTCTAGAAGAATGAATCTTTTAGAGCGTTTTTTAACGTATTCATTTCGTTCAAATTTATGAGTGGTTGTTTCACAAATGCTAATATTTAGGGAGAAATGGATTGACAACAGGCGAATAGAAAATAAATTAAAAGTACCATAAAAAATTATTATTTATGAATTTTTTCTTTTAAGATGTTTTGGATTATATAGTAAATATTAGGTAATTAGTATATAATATTAATTATTTTAAAATTGTGGAGGGTTGACGCAGATGAAACTGGTACTGCAGATAACGAGTGTCATTTTAATTGTAACAGCTATCATTTTTAGTTTAACGCAGGTTTCAAGTTTAAAGGAAGAAAGAGAGGATATGAAATACTGGGAAGCAGCAGCTATTGAACATTATGATAATAATCTTATAGAAGAAAAATATTTTGCATTGAAGGATATTTACTCCTCTCATCTGACAACGACTTTGATGTCAGTAATATCAATTATGTTAACTGGGATTTTCTTTTTAGCGATAGCAAAAATAATTGCATTACTTCAAGATATAAATTCAAAAGTTACTAATAAACCTCAAGAAGAAGAATTTGAATTATTGAATTAATAGGAGGAGCAGAATGCTAGTTGATATAAATTGTCCAATTGAATTGCTTGGGTATCAGCTATATAGAAGTAAAAAAACGGGTAACGTTTATTGTTCATTTCGATTTAATAATATCTCTGAAAAAACGATCAAAGGTTTTAATGCGACTATCTATTGTTTTGACCAATTTGGTGAGCCTACTGGTTCGGTATCAAATTGTTTTGAACATAAATTTCATTTTCCCGATTCAATAGGCCCTAGCCAAGCATTTGATACGAATGAAAGAATTTCATTAGATAATTTTTTACATGCCAGAAAAGTGGAG
This genomic interval from Lysinibacillus sphaericus contains the following:
- a CDS encoding dynamin family protein, which translates into the protein MTNIDTTPIDYTASANNILPQFVDRLRQLHSIIVQNTYVKDTAKHLNRIIQDANNQTMVLIVGKERVGKTTLVNGLLGRSILPVSDQNPTGVNTFLRYGEHEEIKAYFLDGMVAIFDMSKLELLTTGDTFASQILREHLDYLEVYVKHELLKSVTIIDSVSLEAGGGEMAYFSESLINRVDEIFWVLRSESMAIDAEVLLMEALKNKGVVPLCIVNGIDKNNNTEAFIRSEKERIGHLLSDFVAISAMDALEAQQTDNKALWQRSQYDNLIAQIQRVAENSDKKTYAIIIRFLQWLERFRFELTIIPQRDPFQSAVENIEKFAGDTQYEFSRYQRDVAIVQEYEQEYEQVASVFKNVQTLYQLLQTISQHDYLQDDFVEQFTEKAVIYQQALREYRNMHNEYMREYERLDAQHKKIHGKGLMKAIFGHHTQNDFFKERVLRLNEQQEVCVTQYAKVREAEAIIVEEINTVQNYLINLSKKRLARIEKKVNELNQQRAKEKHQLKLYAAKLNEFSCLIEAQGFIKENIQPFLMDERVPLRSKDQQMLKETIDNITSIDLSKNGLLARSQMNNKMESIAIPFDVESKYALQPLRLAETDVKSNDIPAIPNKLEIQYED